A stretch of Gossypium hirsutum isolate 1008001.06 chromosome A06, Gossypium_hirsutum_v2.1, whole genome shotgun sequence DNA encodes these proteins:
- the LOC107963110 gene encoding glycine-rich cell wall structural protein 1: MAAITISDKVWYMAILLLSIVATLNRGVVGGDVNDEDDNYCSYRSWRSCGSFFGRGSKYYGGAGGGGGGGGGGGGASGNAVGHGEAHGAGGGSGSGSGEMGGGGGGGGGEGSASAGAGGIGSGHGEGFGAGGGVQGIGGGGGGGEGGGGGSSYGSSGEGFGHGSGFGAGIGEGVGGGGGGGGGGGGGGGKGSNGGYGHGNGYGEGGGGVGNGGGVGGGGGGGGGGGEGGGGGANGGSGHGSGYGAGMGVGTSGGGGGGGGGNGYGSSGEGFGHGSGFGAGAGMGVEVGGGGGGGGGGGGGGGGSSGGYGNGNGYGAGGGIGITGIGGGAGGGGWGGGGGSSGGGGGGGSGGGEGMGFGGGSNGDKNGMNMGFGMGMGMGIGFGFGVGTGGGRDSNNNNGHP, from the coding sequence ATGGCCGCCATTACCATTTCTGATAAAGTTTGGTACATGGCTATTCTTCTTTTAAGCATTGTTGCTACTTTGAATCGTGGTGTTGTTGGAGGTGATGTTAATGATGAAGACGATAATTACTGCTCATATAGAAGTTGGCGAAGTTGTGGCAGCTTCTTTGGCAGAGGTAGTAAGTATTATGGTGGTGctggaggtggaggtggagggGGAGGCGGAGGAGGAGGTGCCTCTGGTAATGCTGTAGGACACGGAGAGGCGCATGGTGCAGGAGGAGGTAGTGGCAGTGGCAGTGGTGAAATGGGAGGAGGAGGTGGTGGTGGAGGTGGTGAAGGCAGTGCTAGTGCTGGTGCTGGTGGCATTGGGTCAGGTCACGGAGAAGGCTTTGGAGCTGGAGGTGGTGTGCAAGGtattggtggtggtggtggaggtggAGAAGGTGGTGGAGGTGGCAGTAGTTATGGTAGTTCTGGGGAAGGGTTTGGACATGGTAGTGGTTTTGGAGCAGGCATAGGCGAAGGGGtgggaggtggtggtggtggtggagggggaggtggaggtggaggtggtaAAGGTTCTAATGGAGGATATGGCCATGGTAATGGTTATGGTGAAGGTGGTGGTGGTGTTGGCAACGGAGGGGGcgttggtggtggtggtgggggAGGAGGAGGAGGTGGAGAAGGTGGTGGAGGTGGGGCTAATGGAGGGTCTGGTCATGGTAGTGGATATGGTGCTGGTATGGGAGTTGGGACTAGTGgaggaggtggaggtggaggaGGTGGCAATGGTTATGGTAGTTCTGGGGAAGGGTTTGGTCATGGTAGTGGTTTTGGAGCAGGAGCAGGCATGGGTGTAGAGGTGGgaggtggaggtggtggtggtggtggtggtggtgggggTGGTGGAGGTTCTAGTGGAGGATATGGCAATGGTAATGGTTATGGTGCTGGTGGTGGCATTGGTATAACAGGCATTGGAGGGGGAGCTGGTGGTGGAGGATGGGGGGGAGGAGGTGGTTCGAGTGGAGGTGGAGGCGGAGGTGGAAGTGGAGGAGGAGAAGGGATGGGCTTTGGAGGGGGTTCAAATGGTGATAAGAACGGCATGAACATGGGATTTGGAATGGGGATGGGAATGGGCATTGGATTTGGTTTTGGCGTGGGAACAGGTGGAGGTAGagactcaaataataataatggccATCCCTAA
- the LOC107961999 gene encoding uncharacterized protein isoform X2 → MSSIVEEEFISAGVNAYALGCTDEGLRKELIAMKESGIEINVMHSYGGSTSVKSKICAEEVNECILWLSIIFITILCTPQPTIVRWSSTPPVSDDVLHQWKGFCALIANAYFIRGMAWLPVKTLQLEQMAVVGCAEEPSVVASRMRLVFSTLEVVSPQWPRV, encoded by the exons ATGTCATCGATCGTGGAGGAG GAGTTCATTAGTGCTGGGGTGAATGCATATGCACTGGGCTGCACTGATGAAGGATTGCGGAAAGAACTGATTGCCATGAAGGAATCCGGTATAGAAATCAATGTAATGCATAGTTATGGCGGAAGCACCAGTGTAAAATCCAAGATTTGTGCAGAGGAG GTTAATGAGTGTATTTTATGGCTGAGCATTATATTCATCACCATATTGTGTACACCACAACCAACTATAGTCCGATGGTCATCTACACCACCAGTATCAGATGATGTCTTGCATCAATGGAAAGGCTTTTGCGCTCTCATAGCAAATGCATACTTCATAAGAGGAATGGCATG GCTTCCAGTGAAAACTCTCCAGCTCGAACAAATGGCAGTGGTCGGATGTGCAGAAGAGCCTTCAGTTGTTGCTAGCCGAATGCGGTTAGTTTTTAGCACACTAGAG GTAGTTAGTCCACAGTGGCCAAGAGTGTAA
- the LOC107961999 gene encoding uncharacterized protein isoform X1, translated as MMLVVNPPGTINQIQTFLGNTLLHSKLPCVSKPAIHHSLPGIHSNNVVHIHSSLPSWKDSSKLTTYLVSHRVAPKRWLCQSRGSASSDDEYRSSRNIAISLFRRYRNVIDRGGGDNLKEFISAGVNAYALGCTDEGLRKELIAMKESGIEINVMHSYGGSTSVKSKICAEEVNECILWLSIIFITILCTPQPTIVRWSSTPPVSDDVLHQWKGFCALIANAYFIRGMAWLPVKTLQLEQMAVVGCAEEPSVVASRMRLVFSTLEVVSPQWPRV; from the exons ATGATGTTGGTGGTAAATCCTCCGGGAACAATCAACCAAATCCAGACATTTCTGGGCAATACTCTTCTTCATTCTAAACTACCTTGTGTTTCAAAGCCTGCAATTCACCATAGCTTACCAGGGATTCACTCTAATAATGTAGTTCATATTCATAGTTCATTGCCTTCATGGAAAGATTCCAGTAAGCTTACAACCTATCTTGTATCACATCGAGTTGCTCCAAAGAGATGGCTG TGTCAATCACGTGGTTCTGCTTCATCCGATGATGAGTATAGATCGTCGCGAAATATAGCAATCAGCTTGTTTAGGCGGTACAGGAATGTCATCGATCGTGGAGGAGGTGACAACCTAAAA GAGTTCATTAGTGCTGGGGTGAATGCATATGCACTGGGCTGCACTGATGAAGGATTGCGGAAAGAACTGATTGCCATGAAGGAATCCGGTATAGAAATCAATGTAATGCATAGTTATGGCGGAAGCACCAGTGTAAAATCCAAGATTTGTGCAGAGGAG GTTAATGAGTGTATTTTATGGCTGAGCATTATATTCATCACCATATTGTGTACACCACAACCAACTATAGTCCGATGGTCATCTACACCACCAGTATCAGATGATGTCTTGCATCAATGGAAAGGCTTTTGCGCTCTCATAGCAAATGCATACTTCATAAGAGGAATGGCATG GCTTCCAGTGAAAACTCTCCAGCTCGAACAAATGGCAGTGGTCGGATGTGCAGAAGAGCCTTCAGTTGTTGCTAGCCGAATGCGGTTAGTTTTTAGCACACTAGAG GTAGTTAGTCCACAGTGGCCAAGAGTGTAA
- the LOC107962001 gene encoding aminomethyltransferase, mitochondrial, whose translation MRGSLWQLGQSITRRLSQADKKAVARRYFASEADLKKTVLFDFHVAHVGKMVPFAGWSMPIQYKDSIMDSTVNCRENGGLFDVSHMCGLSLKGKDSVSFLEKLVIADVAGLAPGTGTLTVFTNEKGGAIDDSVITKVKDDHIYLVVNAGCRDKDLAHIEEHMKAFKAKGGDVSWHIHDERSLLALQGPLAAPVLQHLTKDDLSKIYFGEFRILDINGATCFLTRTGYTGEDGFEISVPSENALDLAKAILEKSEGKVRLTGLGARDSLRLEAGLCLYGNDMEQHISPVEAGLTWAIGKRRRAEGGFLGAEVILKQLAEGPSIRRVGFTSTGPPPRSHSEIQDEKGNNIGEITSGGFSPCLKKNIAMGYVKSGLHKAGTKAKILVRGKAYDGVVTKMPFIPTKYYKPS comes from the exons ATGAGGGGAAGTCTTTGGCAACTTGGGCAATCAATTACTCGTCGTCTTTCACAGGCTGACAAGAAGGCTGTAGCACGTCGGTACTTTGCTTCAGAGGCAGATCTGAAGAAAACTGTTCTTTTTGATTTCCATGTTGCTCATGTTGGGAAGATGGTCCCATTCGCGGGATGGAGCATGCCCATTCAGTACAAGGACTCAATCATGGACTCAACTGTGAATTGCAGGGAGAATGGTGGACTGTTTGATGTATCCCATATGTGTGGGCTGAGCCTTAAGGGAAAGGACTCTGTTTCATTCCTTGAAAAGCTCGTCATTGCTGATGTAGCTGGCCTTGCCCCCGGAACTGGAACTCTAACTGTTTTTACAAATGAGAAAGGAGGGGCAATCGATGATTCAGTGATTACTAAAGTGAAAGATGATCACATATATCTGGTTGTGAATGCAGGCTGCAGGGATAAGGATCTGGCTCACATTGAAGAGCATATGAAAGCATTCAAGGCCAAAGGTGGTGATGTCTCGTGGCACATCCATGATGAGAGATCTCTTCTAGCTCTCCAG GGTCCTCTTGCTGCCCCAGTTCTTCAACATCTGACAAAGGATGATTTGAGTAAGATATATTTTGGGGAATTCCGAATATTGGATATCAACGGTGCAACATGTTTTCTCACTCGGACAGG GTACACCGGTGAGGATGGATTTGAAATCTCAGTTCCTTCAGAAAATGCTCTGGATCTTGCCAAAGCAATCTTGGAGAAATCGGAAGGAAAGGTAAGGTTGACAGGACTTGGAGCTCGAGACAGTCTCCGACTCGAAGCTGGCCTATGTTTATACGGCAATGACATGGAACAACACATTTCACCAGTCGAAGCTGGACTGACATGGGCCATAGGGAAGAGGAGAAGAGCAGAAGGTGGATTCTTAGGAGCTGAGGTAATCCTGAAACAACTGGCAGAGGGTCCGTCGATCAGGAGAGTCGGCTTCACCTCCACCGGCCCACCTCCAAGATCTCACAGTGAGATTCAGGACGAGAAAGGGAACAACATTGGAGAAATCACCAGCGGAGGATTTAGCCCCTGCCTGAAGAAGAACATAGCAATGGGATATGTGAAATCTGGATTACACAAGGCAGGCACCAAAGCTAAGATTTTGGTAAGAGGAAAGGCCTATGATGGAGTAGTCACAAAAATGCCTTTTATACCCACAAAATATTACAAGCCATCCTAA